Proteins from a genomic interval of Medicago truncatula cultivar Jemalong A17 chromosome 3, MtrunA17r5.0-ANR, whole genome shotgun sequence:
- the LOC25490932 gene encoding GDSL esterase/lipase At2g42990, translating to MMKMYILWLFFIQILLHVSISNSGKVPAIIVFGDSSVDSGNNNFIPTLARSNFPPYGKDFPNGDATGRFSNGRIATDFISEAFGLKPIVPAYLDPTYDISDFATGVCFASAGTGFDNATANVADVIPLWKEVEFYKDYQKKLKASFGDEKAKEIIRESLYLVSIGTNDFLENYYTQLERRMEYKTVQEYEDFLIVLAENFLREIYDLGARKISLTGLPPMGCLPLERAINIMGLHSCVDYYNDVALEFNAKLGCLVSKLNKDLHGFQLVDANAYDLILQIVAQPSQFGFEDARVGCCGTGRFEMGFFCDPKSPFTCKDANKYVFWDAFHPSERTSQLVASYLIQKHIGKFL from the exons atgatgaaaatgtaCATTTTATGGCTCTTctttattcaaattttgttgCATGTTTCAATATCAAACAGTGGAAAAGTTCCAGCTATAATTGTTTTTGGAGATTCTTCTGTTGATTCAGGTAACAATAATTTCATTCCAACATTAGCTAGGAGCAATTTTCCACCTTATGGTAAAGATTTTCCAAATGGTGATGCTACTGGTAGATTCTCAAATGGTAGAATTGCTACTGATTTCATCTCTGAGGCATTTGGACTTAAGCCAATTGTTCCTGCTTATTTGGATCCTACTTATGATATATCAGATTTTGCTACTGGTGTTTGTTTTGCTTCTGCTGGTACTGGATTTGATAATGCTACTGCAAATGTTGCT GATGTGATACCTTTATGGAAAGAAGTTGAATTCTACAAGGACTACCAAAAGAAATTGAAAGCATCTTTTGGTGATGAGAAGGCTAAAGAAATAATTAGGGAGTCTTTATATTTGGTTAGCATAGGAACAAATGATTTTCTTGAGAACTATTACACTCAGCTTGAAAGAAGGATGGAATATAAAACTGTTCAAGAATATGAAGATTTTTTAATTGTTCTTGCTGAAAATTTCCTTAGAGAAATTTATGACCTAGGAGCAAGGAAAATTTCTCTGACAGGGTTACCTCCCATGGGGTGTCTGCCACTTGAAAGGGCCATAAATATTATGGGTCTACATAGTTGTGTGGATTATTACAATGATGTAGCTTTAGAGTTCAATGCAAAATTGGGATGCTTAGTATCAAAGTTGAATAAGGACCTCCATGGATTTCAATTGGTAGATGCAAATGCTTATGATTTGATACTGCAAATTGTTGCACAACCTTCTCAATttg GTTTTGAAGATGCAAGAGTGGGGTGCTGTGGAACAGGTAGATTTGAGATGGGTTTCTTTTGTGATCCAAAAAGCCCATTTACATGCAAAGATgcaaataaatatgtattttggGATGCTTTTCACCCCTCAGAAAGAACAAGTCAGCTAGTAGCAAGTTATTTGATACAAAAACATATTGGGAAGTTTCTATGA
- the LOC25490935 gene encoding uncharacterized protein, with amino-acid sequence MNSVVRRLSGLFRQSGCVTQPFNAQHHQLQQLQPCRGIRVQVYNGNLEGALALMQRKMTSSGIERMIKKEQRFHIKNSEKRVLARKSLERRLRSEDLARKLKSIMIKKVRGL; translated from the exons ATGAACTCAGTTGTAAGACGTTTATCCGGCTTATTCAGACAGTCTGGTTGTGTAACTCAACCTTTTAATGCTCAGCATCATCAACTGCAGCAGCTTCAGCCATGCAGAGGCATACGAGTGCAAGTCTATAATGGAAACCTGGAAGGGGCATTGGCATTGATGCAGCGTAAGATGACATCAAGTGGGATCGAGAGGATGATAAAGAAGGAACAAAGATTCCATATCAAAAACTCTGAGAAGCGTGTTTTAGCCCGAAAGAGCTTGGAGCGTAGGCTTCGATCAGAGGATCTTGCTAGGAAACTCAAGTCCATTATGATCAAGAAAGTCAG GGGTCTTTGA